The sequence GAAAGCCTACTATGCCTTTGATACGGCTGATGAACTCGATGCGATGCGCAAACGGCTTGAGGAAGCCAATGCGCCAGCCGCTCAATACAACGCTATTACCCGGATGCAGATGCGGAACTCACTGACTATGAAGTTCGATGAGGTTCAGGCACGTATAGGTGCGGGCGATCCGTATGTTATTCGGCTAAAAACGCCACGCAAAGAGGAGGTCCGACTGAATGACCTTATTCGGGGTTGGGTCAATGTGCATTCGTCGGCTATCGATGATAAAGTTCTGCTAAAATCGGACGGTTTGCCGACCTATCACCTGGCCAACATTGTAGACGATCACCTGATGGGTATTACGCATGTAATCCGGGGTGAAGAATGGTTGCCATCGGCTCCGTTGCATGTGCTCTTGTATCGGTATTTGGGCTGGGAGGATACCATGCCGCAGTTTGCCCACCTGCCGTTGCTGCTTAAGCCCGAAGGCAATGGCAAACTTAGTAAGCGCGATGCCGATTTAGGCGGTTTTCCCATCTTTCCGTTGCAGTGGACCGACCCTTTTTCGGGTCAGGTTGCTAAAGGATTCCGCGAAGAGGGTTATCTGCCCGAAGCGACGGTCAACTTCCTGGCCTTGCTGGGCTGGAATCCGGGCACCGAACAGGAACTCTTTACGATGGATGAGCTGATTGCGAGTTTCGATATTGGGCAGGTTCACAAAGCCGGTGCGCGTTTCGATATCCAGAAAGCACAATGGTTCAATCACCAGTATGTTCGGCAACGGCCAGATGCAGAACTGGCTCCAACTGTTAAGCAACAGGCCGAAACGGCCGGGTTTAGCTGCTCGCTGGAGAAAGCCAAAAAGATTGTCGCGTTACTGAAAGGACGTGTCAATTTTGCCCACGAAATCTTTACTGAAGCCGGAACGATTTTCAATGCGCCAACGAGCTATGATGAAGCGATTGCCGCTGCCAAATGGAACGACGATGCAATCCGGGCTGTAACAGCCTTCCGCGATGCGTTGCAGACCTTCGACGGTGAGTTCATTGCCGATAACATCAAACACACACTGGGCGATGCGATGCAGCAGGCTGGTATCAAACAAGGTAAAATTATGCAGGCAATGCGTTTAGCTCTTACAGGCTCTGGCGCCGGTCCTGACCTGATGCTTACCATGGAAATCATTGGTAAAGACGAAACGATTAAGCGGCTGGAACAGGCATTGAACACGCTGAAGACCACTGTTAGTTAATGATTTTTAAAACCTATAAGGCCTCAAAGACCTTATAGGTTTGTATCTCGATAGAACACTCATGGCAAAGAAGAAAACGAACCCTGACGAAAACGATAAGCCACGCGTTCATAAAGAACTCGAAGGCTTCGATATTCAGATTAACTCGTTTGGTGAAATCACAACGAGTTTTGATATCGACAAAATCAACCAGTTTCTGAATAAGACGGTTGACGATAAGAAACTGCGCCATCGAACGGATCTTAATCTCAAAGGTGAGCCGGAGCCGGACGAAACAGATGATGATCCGGACGATGAACGACTCTTCGATGAGACCGATAACGATCTGCCCGACGATATCAATCAACGCTAACGGCCCGACCCGCAAAAACGCCCGGTCGGGCATTTTTTGTGCCGTTTATACGAATAAACGACTGTAAAATGACCGTCTTTCCGTAGTTTTCGTCCATAAATAACTGCACCGGCAATCGGTGACTATACGACAACCATAACCGCTCTCAGTATGTACTCTCACGAGATCGACTACAAAATCATTGGTGAAGACATCCAGATTGTAGAAATTGAACTGGACCCTAACGAAACCGTTATTGCCGAAGCGGGCTCCATGCTGTTTATGGAAGACGGCATTGAGTTTGAGACCAAAATGGGCGATGGTTCCCAGCCGAATCAGGGCTTTATGGGCAAACTGCTTCAGGCTGGTACGCGCATGATTACGGGCGAATCGCTGTTCATGACGCACTTCACCAACCGGGGTGTA comes from Spirosoma aureum and encodes:
- the gltX gene encoding glutamate--tRNA ligase, producing MQNTVRVRFAPSPTGPLHIGGVRTALYNYLFARKMGGKMLLRIEDTDQNRFVPGAEDYILEALRWVGIEIDEGQGTGGPHAPYRQSERRDIYQKEAQRLVDEGKAYYAFDTADELDAMRKRLEEANAPAAQYNAITRMQMRNSLTMKFDEVQARIGAGDPYVIRLKTPRKEEVRLNDLIRGWVNVHSSAIDDKVLLKSDGLPTYHLANIVDDHLMGITHVIRGEEWLPSAPLHVLLYRYLGWEDTMPQFAHLPLLLKPEGNGKLSKRDADLGGFPIFPLQWTDPFSGQVAKGFREEGYLPEATVNFLALLGWNPGTEQELFTMDELIASFDIGQVHKAGARFDIQKAQWFNHQYVRQRPDAELAPTVKQQAETAGFSCSLEKAKKIVALLKGRVNFAHEIFTEAGTIFNAPTSYDEAIAAAKWNDDAIRAVTAFRDALQTFDGEFIADNIKHTLGDAMQQAGIKQGKIMQAMRLALTGSGAGPDLMLTMEIIGKDETIKRLEQALNTLKTTVS